The genomic interval GCCGTTCATCAGCATGTCGTAGCAGTTGGGCGTCGCGGTTTTGTCCACGCCCATGCCGGAGGTGCTGTTGCCCTGTGGGTCGCAGTCGACGAGGAGCACGCGCCGCCCGCGCTTTTTGAGCGCGCAGGTCAGATTCACGCACGTGGTCGTCTTGCCGACTCCGCCTTTCTGGTTGGCGACGGCAATGATTTTGCCCATGGTTTGCCTCCTGAATCGTGTTTGCAGCTATTATAACAGCGTGCGGCCGCGTTTTCAACCGCTTGGAGGCGCTGCGGCAAATTTTTGTGATGTTTCACGTGAAACAATGCGAAATCCGGCGGGCGTGTTTCACGTGAAACATTGCCTCAGGACAGGAACATATCCACGTCGCCGATGGTCAGCCCGTCGTGCAGCGCGAGATTGATGCCGTAGCCGATGAGTTTGGCCGCATCACGCACTACGGTGTCGATATCGCGCGGTGTGACGAACATCTGCTCTGCGCGGGGGTCGTCCGAAAAGCCGCCGGCGTCAATGACGGTCGGCAGGCCGATGGCCGCGACCGGAATGCCGAGCGTGTCGCGGCTGAGACCGGCGCGGTCATTGCCGACGCCGCTGCCGGGCGTGATGCCGGTGTCCGTGAGCTGGACGGTGCGGCCGAGGCGGTCGAGCTCCGCGCAGGCGAGTGCGTCTACGGCGATGATGGCGTCCGGGCGTAGGTGGGCCGCGAGCGCGCGGATCATATCGGCGGATTCCACGCCCGTCGTGCCGAGCACGCCGGCCGCGAGCGCGGCCACGGGGCGGAACTGTCCGAAATGCTCCGGCAGCTGCTCGCGCAGGTGGCGCGTGACCATGACGCTGTCGATCGCGTCCGGGCCGACGGCGTCGGGCGTGATCGCCCGGTTGCCGAGACCGACAACGAGCACGGAGGCGTCCGGCATCAGCGGCAGCACGCCGCGCAGCAGCTCAGCGAGCGTCTGCGCCGCGTTTTCAAACGCATCGTCCTCGCGCCGCAGCAGCGGGTCGAGCGCGAGGGTGTAGTAGTCGCCAATCGGTTTACATAATGCATTTTCGCCGGCGGCGTCGAGCACGTGCACCTCGGTCACGGAAAAGCCGCGGCGGTTCGTCTCCTCGGCGCGCACGCCGGGCAGTTCCGTGACGGCGGCTGCGCTGCGGTGGATGGCTTCGGCCTCGACGGCGAGGTCGGTGCGGGGAAAATTCGGCATAACAGACTCCTTTCTGACGCCACATCTTGTGGCTCACTGGAAGCGTTGCCACAAATGGATACATTTATAATGAAAATCGAAAAAAGTGCTTGCAATTTGAAGGGTTTGATGATATCATCAACACTTGCAGAACATTGCACGGTCATACCCATGACTGAATTTTATAGGAGGAGGTGGCGATTGAGAAATGCCGAACATCAAGTCCGCAATGAAGAGAGACGAAAAGTCCAAGCTGCAGAATCTGAAAAACAAGGCTGAGAAATCCGCCCTGAAGACCAACCTGAAGAAGTTTGATGCGGCTGTTGCCGAAGGCAACCGTGACGCAGCCGTCAGTACCTATAAAGTTGCTGTCCAGGCTGTTGACCGCGCGGCCGGCAAGGGTCTGATTCACAAGAACAACGCAGCGCACAAGAAGTCTGCGATGGCTCAGAAAATGAACGAGCTTGGCTGATCCACAGAATCTCGGGGGCATGGCAGTTTGCCATGCCCTTTTTGCTACCCCGACAGGAGGCTGATTATGAAAAAACGTATGATGCTGATCATCAACCCCATGGCCGGACGCAGCGGCTACAAGACCGGCTTCGGCGAGGTGATGAACATTCTCGACAGCGGCGGATACCTGACGACGGTGTACTTCACGCAGGGCCGCGGCGACGCGACCGTGTTTGCCGCGCAGCACGCGGCGGAGTATGACACCGTGGCCTGCATCGGCGGCGACGGCACGCTCAGCGAGGTCGTCTCGGGCCTGATGCAGGTGCCGAACCCGCCCCCGCTGGGCTATATCCCGATGGGCACGACGAACGATGTGGCCTCGACGCTTGGCCTGCCGAAAAACGCGACGGACGCGGCCCTGCGCATCGTGACCGGCACGCCGACGGCGTTTGATGTCGGCAGCTTCGGCGAGCAGAGCTTTTTCACCTACGTCGCGGCGTTCGGCGCGTTCACGGCCGTGAGTTATGAGACGCCGCAGAACGAAAAGCAGGCGCTCGGCCACCTGGCCTACGTGCTCGAGGCGATGGGCCGGCTCAACGCCATCGACCATTACTGCGCGCACGTGGAGTACGACGGCGGCACGGTCGACGGCGACTTCATCTTCGGCGGCGTGTCGAACTCGACCTCCGTGGCCGGCATGGTGCGCCTGCGCAAGGACCTCGTGAGCCTGGGCGACGGCCTGTTCGAGACGCTGCTCATCCGCCGTCCGAAGCAGTTCGGCGACCTGAGCCGCATCATCACGGGCGTGCTCAACCAGTATTACGACAACGAGAACGTCATCCTCGTGCAGTCGAAGAATTTGCGCTTCACATTTGAAGAGCCCGTGGCCTGGACGCGCGACGGCGAGGCCGGCGGCGTGACGACGGACGTGACGCTGCGCAACAACCACGCTGCGATCCACATCATCGCATAACAGCGAATCTCTGAGCAAAACCGGCGGGAAATCCGCCGGTTTTGTGTTTGTGCGCGCAAGAAGCGGTTGAAAAACACGCGCATTGTGCGTATAATAAGGAAGTTATCTCTCAAAATCCATCGGAAACGAGGCTGATGATATGAAAAGACAGCACATCGCCGGCATCTATGCATCCCCGGAGACCTTCGGCGGCCAGACCATGACCGTCTGCGGCTGGGCGCGCACGATCCGCGACATGAAGAATTTCGGCTTTATCGAGCTCAACGACGGCAGCTGCTTCAAGAGCCTGCAGGTCGTGCTCGAGCGCGGCAAGCTCGAAAATTACGACGAGATCGCCCGCCAGAACGTCGGCGCGGCGTTCATCGTGCACGGCGAGCTCGTGCTCACGCCGGACGCCAAGCAGCCGTTTGAACTCAAGGCCGACAGCGTCACGGTCGAGGGCGTGTCCGCGCCGGACTATCCGCTGCAGAAAAAGCGCCACAGCGTGGAGTTCCTGCGCACGATCCAGCATCTGCGTCCGCGCACGAACCTCTTCAGCGCGACGTTCCGCGTCCGCAGCGTGGCCGCGCAGGCGGTGCACACGTTCTTCCAGGACCGCGGCTTCGTCTACGTCCAGACCCCGATCATCACGGGCTCTGACTGTGAGGGCGCGGGCGAGATGTTCCGCGTCACGACGCTCGACCTCGACAATCTTCCGCGCACGGCGGACGGTAAGGTCGATTTCTCCAAGGATTTCTTCGGCAAGAGCACGAACCTGACCGTGTCCGGCCAGCTCAACGCCGAGAACTTCGCGCTCGCCTTTGGCGACGTGTACACCTTCGGCCCGACGTTCCGCGCCGAGAACTCCAACACCCAGCGCCACGCCGCCGAGTTCTGGATGATCGAGCCGGAGATGGCGTTTGCCGACCTCGACGACGATCTCGAGTGCATGGAGGCGATGGTGAAGTTCATCATCAACACCGTGCTCGAAAAGTGCCCGCAGGAGATGGAATTTTTCAATTCCTTCGTGGACAAGGGCCTGCTCGAGCGCTTGCGCAACGTGGTGGACAACGATTTCGGCCGCATCACGTATACCGACGCTGTGAAGCTGCTCAAAGACTCCGGCCACAAGTTCGACTACCCCGTTGAGTGGGGCATCGACCTGCAGACGGAGCACGAGCGCTACCTGACCGAGCAGGTGTTCAACAAGCCCGTGTTCGTCACGGATTATCCGAAGGAGATCAAGGCGTTTTACATGCGCATGAACGACGACGGCAAGACTGTCGCCGCGGCGGACTGCCTTGTGCCGGGCATCGGCGAGATCATCGGCGGCAGCCAACGCGAGGAGCGGCTCGACCTGCTCACCAAGCGCATGCAGGAGCTTGGCCTGCGCGAGGAAGACTACTGGTGGTATCTTGATCTGCGCCGCTACGGCAGCTGCCGCCACGCCGGCTTCGGTCTCGGCTTTGAGCGCATGGTCATGTACCTGACCGGCGTGAGCAACATCCGCGATGTGGAGCTGCACCCGCGCACGGTCGGCAACGCGGACTTCTGATTTCGATTTGTGCATGAAGGATGCCCCCGGAAGCGATCTGCTTCCGGGGGCATTTTGCGGCCCAAACAGGCCCCCGCGGGTGCGGGGGCCTGCTTGCATATGGGGTCAGTACGCCTCGATCTCCTGAATGGTCATGTCGCGGCCGGAGAGGGGCATGAGCTTTTTTCCGCCGCAGTCCGGGCAGGAGAGGTCCTCAACGTCGGCGACGAACTCCGCCCCGCAGTCGAGACAGCGGGCGCGGCCAGCCTCCGTCTCGACGCGCAGGGGCACGCCGTCATACTCCGTGCCGTCGGTCACGGCGACCCAGCAGTCGGTGAGAAAGCGCGGGACAACGCCCGAGAGCGTCCCGACGCGGACCGTGATGCTGCGCACGCCCTCGAGCGCCTGCTCGCGGGAGATATCGCGCACCATTTTGAGCATCGCGTCGCACAGTGCCAGCTCGTGCATTACTTGCTGACCGCCTTTTTCACGATGCTGCCCGCGCGCTTGACGACGCCCTCGGCGACCTTGATCGGCATGGTCTCATACGAGCCCGCGTGCCAGTCGCGCACCTTCTTGAGGTGGATGGCATCGAACTTGCACTTCGTGGTGCACAGGCCGCAGCCGATGCACAGGTAGCTGTCCACCTTCGTTGCGCCGCAGCCGAGGCAGCGGGCGCACTCCCTGCGCACCTGCTCTTCCGTGAACGTGACGCGCGCGTCGGAGAAGGTCTTGGCCTTGGCGGCGTTGTAGCCCGGCATCTGGCGGTGATCTTTATCGAAATCGGCCGTCTCGATGAGCACGTGCTCCTTGTCGAGCGCCTTGTAGACTCTGCGGTCGCGGCCGGCGGTGAGCGTCTGGCCGGGGTGCACATAGCGGTGCAGGCTGATGGCGGCCTCCTTGCCGGCGGCAATGGCGTCGATGGCAAACTTCGGGCCGGTGTAGCAGTCGCCGCCGACGAAAATGTCCGGCTGCGCGGTCTGATAGGTCAGCGCGTCGGCCTCGGCCGTGCCCTTCTTCGTCGTCGTGAGCGCGCCGGTATCGAGCGTGCCCCAGTCGACCGTCTGGCCGATGGCGCCGATGACGGAATCGACCGCGAGCGTCTCGAATTCGCCCGTGCCGACGGGCTTGCGGCGGCCCTTCTCGTCCGGCTCGCCGAGCACCATGCGCTCCACACGGATGCCCGTGACCTTGCCGTCCGTGCCGAGGATCTCGACCGGGGCGGTCAGGAAGCGGAACTGCACGCCCTCTTCCATCGCCTCTTTGACCTCCTCGGGGTCGGCGGGCAGCTCGGCTTCGCTGCGGCGGTAGAGCACGTACGTCTCGTCTGCGCCGAGGCGCACCGCGCTGCGGCAGACGTCCATGGCCACGTTGCCGCCGCCGATGACGGCACAGCGCTTGCCGATATGCGTCTCGTGGCCGAGGTTCACGGCGCGCAGGAAGTCCACGCCGCCGTAGACGCCATCAAGCTCCTCGCCCGGGATGCGGAGCTTGGCCGACTTCTGCGCGCCGATGGCAACGTAGAAGCCCTTGTAGCCCTGCGCGCGCAGCTGCTCGATGGTGATGTCCCTGCCGACCTCAACGCCGCATTGGAACTCGACGCCCATCTCGCGCAGGATGTCGATCTCGGCGTTGAGCACGTCTTTTTCCAGCCGGAAGCTCGGGATGCCGAGCGTGAGCATACCGCCGGGCACCGGGTTGCGGTCGAACACGGTCACGGGGTAGCCCTTGTTGGCGAGGTAGTAGGCACAGCTCATGCCGGCAGGGCCGGCGCCGATGACGGCGATCTTCTCCGTGTACGGGCGGCCGATCTGGTTGAGCAGCTTCGGCACGTAGCGCGTGGCCTCGTGCAGGTCGTGGTCGGCGATGAAGCGCTTGACCTCGTCGATGGCGACGGCCTCGTCCACGTCGCCGCGGGTGCACTCGGCCTCGCAGCGCTTGTTGCAGATGCGGCCGCAGACGGCCGGGAACGGGTTTTCTTTCTTGATGAGTTCGAGCGCGTCCGTGTAGCGGCCCTGCGCGGCGAGCTTCAGGTAGCCCTGCACGGGGATGTGCGCCGGGCAGGCGGTCTTGCACGGGGCGGTGCCGGTGGGCACGACGTCCTCGTGGTCCTCGCGGTAGTTCGGGTCCCACGTGCGCTTCGGATGCAGGGTCTCGGAGAGCTTGACGTAGTCCGGCTTCTGTGTCAGGTCCTCGGTCGAGCAGAGCTTCTGGCCGAGCTTGAGCGCGTTGCCGGGGCAGGTCTCCACGCACTGGCCGCAGGCGACGCACTTGGCCTCGTCCACCTCGGCAACGTAGTTGGAGCGGATCGCGTCGCGCGCGCCGTACATCAGGCCCACGCGCAGGCCGAAGCAGGCGCAGGCGCAGCAGTTGCAGATGGCCGCGCTCTCGCCCGGCTCTTCGATGTTGACCATGTCGTGCATGAGGCCGTTTTCCTCGGCGCGCTTGATAATTTCGAGCGCCTGCTCGCGTGTGATCTCCTTGGCGCGGCCGGAGCGGATGTAGTGCTCGGCGCCCTTGCCCATTTGGATGCACATGTCCTCATCGAGGTGGCCGCAGCCGTCGCCGATGCTCGTGCGCGATGCGCGGCAGGAGCACGGGGACACGGAGAAGCGGTCGTACTTGTCCAGATAGTGCGAGATGCGCTCAAATTCGTTCACGCCGGGAATGCCCTCGAGCGCGCTCTCGACCGGGATGACGCGCATGAGGCCGTAGCCGTCGGGGATCATGGCGCCCATGTTCGCCGCGAGGTTGCGGGTGTATTCCTCGAACGCGCGGCCGACCTCCGGATGCGTGTCGAGCAGCTCCTTCTGGTTGACCATCATCTCGAGGATGCCGGGCGCGAAGATCTGCATGTAATACGTGTCCTCGCCGAGCGTCTCGTTGTGCGAGCGGCGGAAGATGCCGTAGTACACGAGGTTGTCGAGCAGAGGCTGCACCTCCTGCACGGTCTTGCCGACCTTCCTGGCCAGGTAGGCCGCGGTGCGCTCCTTGCGCAGGCCAGCCGCGATGGCGACATCCGCTTCCTCGTCGGTCAGGATGCCTGCCATGCAGTAGTATTCGGGCGCGTTTTCGTCGATCCTGGTCGTGATGCCGGTGACGCCCCCAATGATCTTCGCCAGCTTCACGATCTTCGGTCTGAGTTGTGCCATGGTCTCTCCTCCTTCATGTTGTTGCGCTGAGATTGTCACTACTATAACATATGCATGCGCGCAGGGAAACGAAATTTCCCATTTTCGGCGATATGCAACAAGC from Clostridiales bacterium carries:
- the gpr gene encoding GPR endopeptidase, whose amino-acid sequence is MPNFPRTDLAVEAEAIHRSAAAVTELPGVRAEETNRRGFSVTEVHVLDAAGENALCKPIGDYYTLALDPLLRREDDAFENAAQTLAELLRGVLPLMPDASVLVVGLGNRAITPDAVGPDAIDSVMVTRHLREQLPEHFGQFRPVAALAAGVLGTTGVESADMIRALAAHLRPDAIIAVDALACAELDRLGRTVQLTDTGITPGSGVGNDRAGLSRDTLGIPVAAIGLPTVIDAGGFSDDPRAEQMFVTPRDIDTVVRDAAKLIGYGINLALHDGLTIGDVDMFLS
- the rpsT gene encoding 30S ribosomal protein S20, with protein sequence MPNIKSAMKRDEKSKLQNLKNKAEKSALKTNLKKFDAAVAEGNRDAAVSTYKVAVQAVDRAAGKGLIHKNNAAHKKSAMAQKMNELG
- a CDS encoding YegS/Rv2252/BmrU family lipid kinase, with protein sequence MKKRMMLIINPMAGRSGYKTGFGEVMNILDSGGYLTTVYFTQGRGDATVFAAQHAAEYDTVACIGGDGTLSEVVSGLMQVPNPPPLGYIPMGTTNDVASTLGLPKNATDAALRIVTGTPTAFDVGSFGEQSFFTYVAAFGAFTAVSYETPQNEKQALGHLAYVLEAMGRLNAIDHYCAHVEYDGGTVDGDFIFGGVSNSTSVAGMVRLRKDLVSLGDGLFETLLIRRPKQFGDLSRIITGVLNQYYDNENVILVQSKNLRFTFEEPVAWTRDGEAGGVTTDVTLRNNHAAIHIIA
- the asnS gene encoding asparagine--tRNA ligase, whose translation is MKRQHIAGIYASPETFGGQTMTVCGWARTIRDMKNFGFIELNDGSCFKSLQVVLERGKLENYDEIARQNVGAAFIVHGELVLTPDAKQPFELKADSVTVEGVSAPDYPLQKKRHSVEFLRTIQHLRPRTNLFSATFRVRSVAAQAVHTFFQDRGFVYVQTPIITGSDCEGAGEMFRVTTLDLDNLPRTADGKVDFSKDFFGKSTNLTVSGQLNAENFALAFGDVYTFGPTFRAENSNTQRHAAEFWMIEPEMAFADLDDDLECMEAMVKFIINTVLEKCPQEMEFFNSFVDKGLLERLRNVVDNDFGRITYTDAVKLLKDSGHKFDYPVEWGIDLQTEHERYLTEQVFNKPVFVTDYPKEIKAFYMRMNDDGKTVAAADCLVPGIGEIIGGSQREERLDLLTKRMQELGLREEDYWWYLDLRRYGSCRHAGFGLGFERMVMYLTGVSNIRDVELHPRTVGNADF
- a CDS encoding hydrogenase maturation nickel metallochaperone HypA, with amino-acid sequence MHELALCDAMLKMVRDISREQALEGVRSITVRVGTLSGVVPRFLTDCWVAVTDGTEYDGVPLRVETEAGRARCLDCGAEFVADVEDLSCPDCGGKKLMPLSGRDMTIQEIEAY
- a CDS encoding FAD-dependent oxidoreductase, whose product is MAQLRPKIVKLAKIIGGVTGITTRIDENAPEYYCMAGILTDEEADVAIAAGLRKERTAAYLARKVGKTVQEVQPLLDNLVYYGIFRRSHNETLGEDTYYMQIFAPGILEMMVNQKELLDTHPEVGRAFEEYTRNLAANMGAMIPDGYGLMRVIPVESALEGIPGVNEFERISHYLDKYDRFSVSPCSCRASRTSIGDGCGHLDEDMCIQMGKGAEHYIRSGRAKEITREQALEIIKRAEENGLMHDMVNIEEPGESAAICNCCACACFGLRVGLMYGARDAIRSNYVAEVDEAKCVACGQCVETCPGNALKLGQKLCSTEDLTQKPDYVKLSETLHPKRTWDPNYREDHEDVVPTGTAPCKTACPAHIPVQGYLKLAAQGRYTDALELIKKENPFPAVCGRICNKRCEAECTRGDVDEAVAIDEVKRFIADHDLHEATRYVPKLLNQIGRPYTEKIAVIGAGPAGMSCAYYLANKGYPVTVFDRNPVPGGMLTLGIPSFRLEKDVLNAEIDILREMGVEFQCGVEVGRDITIEQLRAQGYKGFYVAIGAQKSAKLRIPGEELDGVYGGVDFLRAVNLGHETHIGKRCAVIGGGNVAMDVCRSAVRLGADETYVLYRRSEAELPADPEEVKEAMEEGVQFRFLTAPVEILGTDGKVTGIRVERMVLGEPDEKGRRKPVGTGEFETLAVDSVIGAIGQTVDWGTLDTGALTTTKKGTAEADALTYQTAQPDIFVGGDCYTGPKFAIDAIAAGKEAAISLHRYVHPGQTLTAGRDRRVYKALDKEHVLIETADFDKDHRQMPGYNAAKAKTFSDARVTFTEEQVRRECARCLGCGATKVDSYLCIGCGLCTTKCKFDAIHLKKVRDWHAGSYETMPIKVAEGVVKRAGSIVKKAVSK